In a genomic window of Rhodovulum sp. P5:
- a CDS encoding methyltetrahydrofolate cobalamin methyltransferase, whose translation MTRTVLESKSKSVAIGFDEPFCVIGERINPTGRKKLAAELEAGDFSTVEKDAIEQVACGAAVLDVNAGVVYNSNPDPNLTEPPLMRQMIELVQGLVDVPLCIDSSVPGALEAGLEVAEGRPLVNSVTGEEERLERVLPLVKKYNVPVVAISNDDTGISEDPDVRFAVAKKIVERAADFGIPAHDIVVDPLVMPVGAMATAGQQVFALVRRLRDELGVNTTCGASNVSFGLPHRHGINAAFLPMAIGAGMTSAIMNPTRPVEMEAIRAANLLMNHDANGAAWIGFSRVLDAVAEGTPFPDASKAAAEAGSGRGGRRRRRG comes from the coding sequence ATGACCCGCACCGTCCTGGAGTCCAAATCGAAGTCCGTCGCCATCGGCTTTGACGAGCCGTTCTGCGTGATCGGCGAACGCATCAACCCCACCGGCCGCAAGAAGCTGGCCGCGGAACTGGAGGCCGGCGATTTCTCGACCGTCGAGAAAGACGCCATCGAACAGGTCGCCTGCGGGGCGGCGGTGCTGGATGTGAACGCCGGGGTCGTCTACAATTCGAACCCCGATCCGAACCTGACCGAGCCACCGCTGATGCGGCAGATGATCGAGCTTGTTCAGGGCCTTGTCGACGTTCCCTTGTGCATCGATTCAAGTGTGCCGGGCGCGCTTGAGGCCGGGCTTGAGGTGGCCGAAGGGCGACCCTTGGTGAACTCCGTCACCGGGGAGGAAGAGCGGCTGGAGCGGGTTCTTCCGCTGGTGAAGAAATACAACGTGCCGGTGGTGGCGATTTCCAACGACGACACCGGCATTTCCGAAGACCCCGATGTGCGTTTCGCCGTGGCCAAGAAGATCGTCGAACGTGCCGCCGATTTCGGCATCCCCGCCCATGACATTGTCGTCGATCCGCTGGTGATGCCGGTGGGCGCCATGGCGACGGCCGGGCAGCAGGTCTTTGCCCTTGTCCGCCGATTGCGGGACGAGTTGGGCGTGAACACAACCTGCGGCGCCTCGAACGTGTCCTTCGGCCTGCCGCATCGGCACGGGATCAACGCGGCATTTCTGCCCATGGCCATTGGCGCGGGGATGACCAGCGCGATCATGAACCCCACACGGCCGGTGGAGATGGAGGCGATCCGCGCCGCGAACCTGCTGATGAACCACGACGCGAACGGGGCGGCATGGATCGGGTTTTCCCGCGTGCTGGACGCGGTGGCCGAGGGCACGCCCTTCCCCGACGCGTCGAAGGCCGCGGCCGAGGCCGGCAGCGGGCGCGGTGGACGGCGGCGCCGCCGGGGCTGA
- a CDS encoding ASKHA domain-containing protein encodes MSDGDPLVIFMPSGKRGRVAPGTTVLQAARTLGADLDSVCGGRGICSKCQVAPAIGNFPKHGVTVTADALSPFNAVEQRYDDKRGLKPGRRLGCQAQILSDVVIDVPPESQLHRQVVRKAAEARSVEMDPATRLVLVQVAEPDMHAPSGDLERLNDALATQWGIAPATAPLPVLARLQPALRKGGWQVTVAVHEAQAGSAPAILDIWPGYFEGPLFGVAVDIGSTTIAAHLTDLSSGEVRASAGIMNPQIRFGEDLMSRVSYAMLNPGGAAEMTVAVRGALDDLARGLGQEAGIDPRLIVEATVVCNPVMHHLALGIDPVELGQAPFALATSGSLDLPAADLGLTAINPAARAYVLPLIAGHVGADAAAVALSEAPETSDDLVLIVDVGTNAEILLGNRDRVLACSSPTGPAFEGAQISSGQRAAPGAIERVRIDPATKAPRFRVIGCDLWSDEAGFAEAVGPAGVTGICGSGIIEVVAEMRMAGLVDASGLIGSAEQTGSARCVPEGRTNAYLLHDATAEGGPRITVTQGDIRAIQLAKSALYAGARLLMDRMAVSRVDRIVLAGAFGAHISPQHAMALGMIPDVPLDKVRSAGNAAGTGARIALCSRSARRLVEENVRRIEKVETAVEPRFQDHFVAANALPHASDPFPNLAAVAPLPQVDFNTGAGTGRRRRRP; translated from the coding sequence ATGAGCGACGGCGACCCGCTTGTCATCTTCATGCCCTCGGGCAAGCGGGGCCGCGTGGCCCCCGGCACGACGGTATTGCAGGCCGCGCGAACGCTGGGCGCCGATCTCGACAGCGTCTGCGGCGGGCGTGGCATCTGTTCGAAATGCCAGGTGGCCCCCGCCATCGGCAACTTCCCCAAGCATGGGGTGACCGTGACGGCGGACGCGCTGTCGCCCTTCAACGCGGTAGAACAGCGCTATGACGACAAGCGCGGGCTGAAACCGGGCCGGCGGCTGGGCTGTCAGGCACAGATCCTGTCAGACGTCGTGATTGATGTGCCGCCCGAAAGCCAGTTGCACCGGCAGGTCGTGCGCAAGGCCGCAGAGGCGCGCAGCGTCGAGATGGACCCGGCCACGCGGCTGGTTCTGGTACAGGTGGCAGAGCCCGACATGCATGCACCCTCGGGCGATCTGGAGCGGCTGAACGACGCGTTGGCGACACAATGGGGGATCGCCCCCGCCACCGCGCCCCTGCCCGTTCTGGCCCGTTTGCAACCCGCCCTGCGCAAGGGGGGCTGGCAGGTCACCGTGGCGGTGCACGAGGCGCAGGCCGGTTCCGCCCCCGCGATCCTCGACATCTGGCCCGGCTATTTCGAGGGGCCGCTTTTCGGGGTGGCGGTCGATATCGGCTCCACCACCATCGCGGCACATCTGACAGACCTGTCCTCGGGTGAGGTCCGGGCCTCGGCCGGGATCATGAACCCGCAGATCCGGTTTGGGGAAGACCTGATGAGCCGGGTGTCATACGCGATGCTGAACCCCGGCGGCGCGGCAGAGATGACGGTTGCCGTTCGCGGCGCTCTCGACGACCTCGCCCGCGGCCTTGGGCAAGAGGCGGGCATCGATCCGCGTCTCATTGTCGAGGCAACGGTCGTCTGCAATCCGGTCATGCACCATCTGGCCCTGGGCATCGACCCGGTGGAACTGGGGCAGGCACCCTTCGCGCTTGCAACCTCCGGCAGCCTCGATCTGCCTGCCGCCGATCTGGGACTGACGGCGATCAACCCCGCGGCCCGCGCCTATGTCCTTCCGCTGATCGCGGGCCACGTCGGGGCGGATGCCGCCGCGGTGGCGCTGAGCGAAGCGCCAGAGACGTCTGACGATCTGGTCCTGATCGTGGATGTCGGCACCAATGCCGAGATCCTGCTTGGCAATCGCGACCGGGTTCTGGCCTGTTCCTCGCCCACCGGCCCGGCCTTTGAAGGCGCGCAAATCAGCTCCGGCCAGCGCGCCGCCCCCGGTGCAATCGAACGGGTGCGCATAGACCCCGCGACCAAGGCGCCGCGCTTTCGTGTTATCGGTTGCGATCTGTGGTCCGACGAGGCCGGGTTTGCCGAGGCGGTCGGGCCGGCCGGCGTCACCGGCATCTGCGGATCGGGCATCATCGAGGTCGTGGCCGAAATGCGCATGGCGGGTCTGGTCGATGCCTCTGGCCTGATCGGATCGGCAGAGCAGACCGGCAGCGCGCGCTGCGTGCCCGAGGGACGAACCAACGCCTACCTCCTGCACGACGCCACGGCAGAGGGAGGCCCGCGGATCACGGTCACGCAGGGGGACATCCGCGCGATACAGCTTGCCAAATCGGCGCTCTACGCAGGCGCGCGCCTTCTGATGGACCGGATGGCGGTCAGCCGGGTGGACCGGATCGTGCTGGCCGGCGCCTTCGGGGCGCATATCAGCCCGCAGCATGCCATGGCGCTGGGCATGATCCCGGACGTGCCACTGGACAAGGTGCGCTCTGCCGGCAATGCGGCAGGCACGGGCGCGCGCATTGCGCTGTGTTCCCGGAGCGCCCGGCGGCTGGTAGAGGAGAATGTCCGCCGGATCGAAAAGGTCGAAACCGCCGTCGAACCCCGGTTTCAAGACCATTTCGTCGCCGCCAATGCCCTGCCCCACGCATCCGACCCGTTCCCGAACCTTGCGGCCGTCGCGCCGCTGCCGCAGGTCGATTTCAACACCGGGGCCGGGACGGGCCGTCGACGCCGCCGTCCCTGA